The genomic region CGGCCATGTTCAAGCAAGCTTGACCGCGGCACTCGCCTTACGCATTTGTCCTACTCCCTCACACCTCAAAGCGACCGGAGGTCGCGACCTCATACCTCAAAGCGAGCTTGCGAGCTATACAAGACTTGCCAATTTATTGGCTTAGTCGTTGTTATGCCCTATGGGTAGACCTCAAAGGCACGAAGTGCCGCCCTCACCGCCCCTAATTGACCAGCTTCTTGTCGAGCAGCGGGAATATGCGGTTGAGTTCGACTAAATCGAGAATCTTGTCAAAATCGGCATAGAAGAACTGGATTTCCTCTATGGGCATGCGGATGTCGTAGGTAGCCGAGGGGAAGAGCAGCTTGCGTTCGACGAGCGAGCTCATGGTGCGCATGGTCAGCGTGAACCCGTGCATGGATTTTTTCGCTTCGTCGCAGAGTTGCTTTGTCGTGACTGTGCAAATTCCCCCCGGGCGCGGCGAAGAACTTTCGCGGGCGACCTTCAGGAACGTGGAAAGAATCATCTGGTCTGTCATGGACAGGATGTTCGGCGATACTTTCTTGTTCAGGGCGCGGTACTTGATGGTCTCGTAGAGTATCGTTACGATTTGCAGGCTCGACGTGTTGATTACGTTGTCCTGGACTTTGAGAACCCCGAGTTCTTGTAGGATTTCGAGCAGCTTGTTCGCGTTCTCGACCGATGTCCCTGCAAGCGCCTGGAGCCCCTTGCGCAGGGCTTCGACTTCAAGCTTGTTTGTGTTGGAACGCTTGAGGTTCGAAGAAATAATATACAGGAGTGGCGGGAGCGACTGGATGAGTCCGTTTTTCCGCTTGTTCTCTTCGGCGATATGGAACCGCTTCGACAGGAACTGCAGAATGGCCCCAATCCAGGATGGCTTCTGTTCCAGAGTGTCGTTGAGCGTTTCCCTAGAAATGACGATGAGTTCGCTGGGTTCTGCTGCCCGGAGCGTGTACTGCCTGGGCGCACCCTCGAGTAGGCTGAGTTCGTCGATGATGGAGCCCGGCCCGAAGTTGATATAGCGTTCTCCCGAGCCCAGGTCCTGTGTCTCGGCGACAATCATGCCGCTCTTCACGATAAAGAGGGTATTGGCCTTGTCGCTTTCGAGGCAGACATATTCGCCGGCGGTCACGATCATTACAGTACCCCCCGGATGTTGGTCTCGAACCGGAGTGCGGTCAGGTAATAGTTGATTTTGTCTGGATTCACCCGGAACATTCCCTTGCTCGTTTCGGTACACCAGCCCATCTTCTGTATCCTAATCCATTCGGCCACGTTGATGTCTTTGACTCTTTCGGCAAGGAACGAGAGCCACGACGGGCCATCCATTTCCATGTCCTTGTTTGTCGTGGACAACGTGACAAGCAGTTTTTTCTGCATGATGGAGAGCTTGAAAGGTTCCCAGGAACCGCTTTGCTCGATGGATCTCTGGTAGTCGACGAAAAGCTCCAGCAAGAAGGGGTTTGGCACCATGAGCAAAATCTTTGCACCGTCTTTCTTCAGTTCCAAGAAACGGCGGCGGGCGAGGGCCTTGAGGTCTTCCTGAATATTCTTGTCCTTGACTTTCGTGAGCCAGCCGAATTCGCGGATGATTTCGTCTATGGGAATGTCCGTGAATTCCGGGAGGTTGCTGCAATATGCAGCCAAGCTCATGAGCGAATTGGATGTCGCGGGAGCGTAGAGCGAGGCTTTGAGTTTGCGCGTCTTGCGGGAGAGTGCCCTGATGACGGCCAGGAGCCACACGGGGAGCGTCTTAAGCTCGGATTCCATGCAGTCCTCGTTAATCAAGGTCACCACGGAGTCCTTGGAAGCCTCGATGGTCAGGTGGAAGGGTTCCCGTTCGAGCAGCGATGCCACGCCGACCAAATCGCCGGGGTGCA from uncultured Fibrobacter sp. harbors:
- a CDS encoding cyclic nucleotide-binding domain-containing protein, with protein sequence MNFEGGYFPMVTGDSRQQIIPPTRIHVKAGFVVYSPETGERSIIILDEGELTAIDTADGDRKVVFKMHPGDLVGVASLLEREPFHLTIEASKDSVVTLINEDCMESELKTLPVWLLAVIRALSRKTRKLKASLYAPATSNSLMSLAAYCSNLPEFTDIPIDEIIREFGWLTKVKDKNIQEDLKALARRRFLELKKDGAKILLMVPNPFLLELFVDYQRSIEQSGSWEPFKLSIMQKKLLVTLSTTNKDMEMDGPSWLSFLAERVKDINVAEWIRIQKMGWCTETSKGMFRVNPDKINYYLTALRFETNIRGVL
- a CDS encoding Crp/Fnr family transcriptional regulator; its protein translation is MIVTAGEYVCLESDKANTLFIVKSGMIVAETQDLGSGERYINFGPGSIIDELSLLEGAPRQYTLRAAEPSELIVISRETLNDTLEQKPSWIGAILQFLSKRFHIAEENKRKNGLIQSLPPLLYIISSNLKRSNTNKLEVEALRKGLQALAGTSVENANKLLEILQELGVLKVQDNVINTSSLQIVTILYETIKYRALNKKVSPNILSMTDQMILSTFLKVARESSSPRPGGICTVTTKQLCDEAKKSMHGFTLTMRTMSSLVERKLLFPSATYDIRMPIEEIQFFYADFDKILDLVELNRIFPLLDKKLVN